The following proteins are co-located in the Neisseria sp. Marseille-Q6792 genome:
- a CDS encoding thioesterase family protein codes for MKLTVRNYHLDGYGHVNNARYLEFLEEARWAFFEERGLLHELSDLMLIVARIDIRYSRPAVAGDVLQFSCRLKTPGTRRIVLTQTITLPNGKTAAEADITLMPVSAKTQRTVSLPVTLAHALEDLSE; via the coding sequence ATGAAGCTGACCGTCCGCAATTACCATCTCGACGGCTACGGCCATGTCAACAATGCGCGCTACCTCGAATTCCTCGAGGAAGCGCGCTGGGCGTTTTTTGAAGAACGCGGACTGCTGCATGAATTGTCAGACCTCATGCTCATTGTTGCCCGTATCGATATCCGTTACAGCCGCCCCGCCGTCGCAGGCGACGTATTGCAGTTTTCATGCCGTCTGAAAACCCCCGGCACGCGCCGCATTGTGCTGACCCAGACGATTACACTGCCAAACGGCAAAACCGCCGCAGAAGCCGATATCACCCTGATGCCGGTCAGCGCAAAAACACAGCGTACCGTCAGCCTCCCCGTTACACTCGCACACGCATTGGAAGACTTGTCCGAATGA
- a CDS encoding VacJ — MYEVNRSVFVLIPLDPFWNWLQTLPDNHLDGLTLEDIQADANSYLVRPCETADEVWDEIEARFEDIFAAELADWCEDEREWPALDADIFNEWFDIQLSTVITDLEHEPLAREAFQPINLN, encoded by the coding sequence ATGTACGAAGTCAACCGCAGCGTATTCGTCCTCATCCCCTTAGACCCCTTCTGGAACTGGCTGCAAACCCTGCCGGACAACCACCTCGACGGACTGACCCTCGAAGACATCCAAGCCGATGCCAATTCCTACCTTGTCCGACCGTGCGAAACCGCCGACGAAGTATGGGACGAAATCGAAGCGCGTTTCGAAGATATTTTCGCCGCCGAACTTGCCGATTGGTGTGAAGACGAGCGCGAGTGGCCTGCGCTTGATGCCGACATTTTCAACGAATGGTTCGACATCCAGCTTTCTACCGTCATCACTGACCTCGAACACGAACCGCTTGCCCGCGAAGCCTTCCAACCCATTAACCTGAACTGA
- a CDS encoding MlaA family lipoprotein, with protein sequence MKKTAYAILLLIGFASAPSFAETRPADPYEGYNRAVSRFNDQADRYIFAPVARGYRKVTPKPVRAGVSNFFNNLRDVVSFGSNILRLDIKRASEDLVRVGINTTFGLGGLIDIAGAGGIPDNKNTLGDTFATWGWKNSNYFVMPVFGPSTVRDALGTGITTVYPPKNIVFHTPAGRWGTTAVSAVNTREGLLDLTDGLDDAAIDKYSYTRDLYMKVRARQTGATPAEGTEDNIDIDELVESSETGAAETAVQEDSVSETQAEAAGEAETQLGTQP encoded by the coding sequence ATGAAAAAAACCGCCTACGCCATCCTCCTGCTGATTGGATTCGCCTCTGCCCCTTCATTTGCAGAAACCCGTCCTGCCGATCCTTATGAAGGGTATAACCGCGCCGTCAGCAGGTTTAACGATCAAGCCGACCGCTACATTTTTGCCCCTGTCGCACGCGGCTACCGCAAAGTTACGCCGAAACCCGTCCGCGCCGGTGTGTCCAATTTTTTTAACAACCTGCGGGACGTGGTCAGCTTCGGCAGCAATATCTTGCGCTTGGACATCAAACGCGCAAGCGAAGACCTTGTCCGCGTCGGCATCAATACCACTTTCGGCTTGGGCGGGCTCATCGATATCGCCGGTGCGGGCGGCATACCCGACAACAAAAATACATTGGGCGATACATTTGCCACATGGGGCTGGAAAAACAGCAATTATTTCGTAATGCCCGTTTTCGGCCCGTCCACAGTCCGCGATGCGCTCGGCACGGGTATTACCACTGTTTATCCGCCCAAGAATATCGTTTTCCATACCCCTGCCGGACGCTGGGGAACGACTGCCGTATCCGCCGTCAATACCCGTGAAGGCCTGCTTGACCTGACTGACGGCCTGGACGATGCCGCCATCGATAAATACAGCTACACACGCGACCTCTATATGAAGGTACGTGCCCGGCAGACCGGTGCAACACCTGCCGAAGGTACGGAAGATAACATCGACATCGACGAATTGGTCGAAAGTTCCGAAACCGGTGCGGCGGAAACTGCCGTTCAAGAAGATTCCGTATCCGAAACACAGGCAGAAGCAGCAGGGGAAGCCGAAACGCAACTTGGAACACAACCCTAA
- a CDS encoding lipid asymmetry maintenance protein MlaB produces MHTEFNNETLRVSGDITVKTLTRETFERFQQQCRLNGIVAVDFSGVNRADSACVSLLLEILRRRKDSIRLTGIPESVRALSELYEIKDWLKS; encoded by the coding sequence ATGCATACAGAATTCAATAACGAAACATTGCGCGTCAGCGGCGACATTACCGTTAAAACCCTGACCAGGGAGACTTTTGAGCGGTTTCAACAACAATGCCGTCTGAACGGAATCGTTGCCGTCGACTTCAGCGGCGTCAACCGTGCCGATTCCGCCTGCGTGTCGTTACTGCTCGAAATATTGCGCCGGCGCAAAGACAGTATCAGGCTGACCGGCATTCCCGAATCCGTGCGCGCACTGTCCGAATTGTACGAAATCAAAGACTGGCTGAAATCATGA
- a CDS encoding phospholipid-binding protein MlaC → MKKTSFISALSIGILSISMAVAAPADAVNQIRQNATQVLSILKNGDANTARQKAEAYATPYFDFQRMTALAVGNPWRTASDAQKQELTKEFQTLLIRTYSGTMLKFKNANVNVKDNPIVNKGGKEIIVRAEVGVPGQKPVNMDFTTYQSGNKYRAYNVAIEGASLVTVYRNQFGEIIKAKGIDGLIAELKAKNGSK, encoded by the coding sequence ATGAAAAAAACCTCTTTCATCAGCGCACTAAGCATCGGCATCTTGAGCATCAGCATGGCGGTTGCCGCTCCTGCCGACGCAGTGAACCAAATCCGTCAAAATGCCACTCAAGTATTGAGCATCTTAAAAAACGGCGATGCCAACACCGCCCGCCAAAAAGCCGAAGCATACGCAACCCCTTATTTCGATTTCCAACGCATGACCGCACTGGCGGTCGGCAACCCTTGGCGTACTGCGTCTGACGCGCAAAAACAAGAGTTGACCAAAGAATTTCAAACCCTGCTGATCCGCACCTACTCCGGTACCATGTTGAAATTCAAAAACGCCAACGTCAACGTTAAAGACAACCCTATTGTCAATAAAGGCGGCAAAGAAATCATCGTCCGAGCCGAAGTCGGCGTACCCGGGCAAAAACCCGTCAATATGGACTTCACTACCTACCAAAGCGGCAACAAATACCGTGCCTACAACGTCGCCATCGAAGGCGCGAGCTTGGTAACCGTTTACCGCAACCAATTCGGTGAAATCATCAAAGCCAAAGGCATAGACGGGCTGATTGCCGAGTTGAAGGCCAAAAACGGCAGCAAGTAA
- the mlaD gene encoding outer membrane lipid asymmetry maintenance protein MlaD, producing the protein MKKNVLEFWVGLFVLLGVAAVGFLAFRVAGGAAFGNSGKTYTVYADFSDIGGLKANAPIKSAGVLVGRVGSIELDPKSYQAKVRLDLDSKYQFSSDVSAQILTSGLLGEQYIGLQQGGDTENLAAGDTISVTSSAMVLENLIGKFMTSFAEKNAAGGDDAAKATE; encoded by the coding sequence ATGAAAAAGAATGTATTGGAATTTTGGGTCGGACTGTTTGTCCTGCTTGGCGTGGCAGCGGTCGGCTTTCTCGCTTTCCGCGTGGCGGGCGGCGCGGCGTTCGGCAATTCCGGCAAGACTTATACCGTATATGCCGATTTCAGCGACATCGGCGGTTTGAAGGCCAATGCGCCGATTAAATCCGCAGGCGTATTGGTCGGACGCGTCGGTTCCATCGAGCTTGACCCGAAATCCTATCAGGCGAAAGTCCGTCTCGATTTGGACAGCAAATATCAGTTCAGTAGCGACGTTTCTGCGCAAATCCTGACTTCCGGCCTGTTGGGCGAACAATATATCGGCCTGCAACAAGGCGGCGACACCGAGAATCTCGCCGCAGGCGATACCATTTCCGTTACCAGCTCCGCCATGGTTCTGGAAAACCTAATCGGTAAATTCATGACCAGCTTCGCCGAGAAAAACGCGGCGGGCGGCGACGATGCGGCAAAAGCCACCGAATAA
- the mlaE gene encoding lipid asymmetry maintenance ABC transporter permease subunit MlaE: protein MNFIRSVGAKTLGFIQSLGSITLFLLNILAKSGTAFVRPRLSVRQVYFAGVLSVLIVAVSGLFVGMVLGLQGYTQLAKFKSADILGYMVAASLLRELGPVLAAILFASSAGGAMTSEIGLMKTTEQLEAMNVMAVNPVARVVAPRFWAGVFSMPLLASIFNVAGIFGAYLVGVSWLGLDSGIFWSQMQNNITIHYDVINGLIKSAAFGVAVTLIAVHQGFHCVPTSEGILRASTRTVVSSALTILAIDFVLTAWMFTD, encoded by the coding sequence ATTTTATCCGTTCCGTCGGGGCGAAAACCCTCGGCTTTATTCAATCCCTCGGCAGTATTACGCTGTTTCTGCTGAACATTCTGGCGAAGTCAGGTACGGCTTTCGTCCGTCCGCGCCTGAGCGTGCGCCAAGTGTATTTTGCCGGCGTGCTGTCGGTGTTGATTGTTGCCGTTTCAGGGCTGTTTGTCGGCATGGTCTTGGGTTTGCAGGGCTATACGCAGCTGGCAAAATTCAAATCCGCCGATATTTTGGGCTATATGGTCGCGGCTTCGCTGTTGCGCGAACTGGGTCCCGTGTTGGCAGCGATTTTGTTTGCCAGCAGTGCGGGCGGTGCGATGACCAGCGAAATCGGTTTGATGAAAACGACCGAACAGCTTGAGGCGATGAACGTGATGGCGGTAAACCCTGTCGCCCGCGTGGTTGCGCCGCGCTTTTGGGCGGGCGTGTTTTCCATGCCGCTTTTGGCTTCGATTTTCAATGTGGCGGGCATTTTCGGCGCGTATCTGGTCGGTGTGAGCTGGCTGGGCTTGGACAGCGGCATTTTCTGGTCGCAAATGCAGAATAACATCACGATCCATTACGATGTAATCAACGGTCTGATTAAATCCGCCGCGTTCGGCGTGGCGGTAACGCTGATTGCCGTGCATCAGGGCTTCCACTGCGTGCCGACTTCGGAAGGCATTTTGCGCGCCAGCACGCGTACGGTTGTTTCGTCCGCCCTGACGATTTTGGCGATCGACTTTGTGTTGACCGCGTGGATGTTTACAGATTGA